In Deltaproteobacteria bacterium RBG_16_64_85, one DNA window encodes the following:
- a CDS encoding group 1 glycosyl transferase, which yields MKKIIHLTTLHPRTDARIFVKQVQTLNKAIPYEVALVVADGIGNELSEEKPYIYDLGSLRIWRFCRALVGPARAIRFIFKKKPVLIHFHDPELIPLGLLLKMLGHKVLYDVHEDVPLQVLNKYWIPEVLRRPVALSMSTLEWLAARFFDAIVPATPKIAKRFPSYKTVVVQNFPIKSELLLSASTPYARRPLKFAYLGRIAKNRGAREMVHALGSLRHLPNVRLEMAGRFDPEALKDELCILPSWSAVNYHGLMTRPEVAGLLGNVRAGLVVLSPTQNYVDAYPVKMFEYMAAGLPVIASDFPLWRQIVGGAGCGLLVDPMNPKAIADAMIWILEYPAEAEAMGQRGKKIVDEIYNWDTEAAKLINLYRKLIPS from the coding sequence ATCAAAAAAATTATTCATCTCACCACTCTTCACCCCCGCACTGACGCTCGTATCTTCGTCAAACAGGTCCAGACGCTCAATAAAGCAATACCGTATGAAGTGGCGTTAGTAGTGGCGGATGGAATTGGTAATGAGTTATCAGAGGAGAAGCCTTACATATATGACTTGGGAAGTCTGAGAATATGGCGTTTTTGTCGTGCCCTAGTGGGTCCAGCGCGTGCTATTCGTTTCATTTTCAAGAAGAAACCAGTTCTAATTCATTTCCACGACCCGGAATTAATCCCTTTGGGATTATTGCTAAAAATGCTTGGACATAAGGTTCTCTATGATGTCCATGAAGATGTGCCGCTCCAAGTACTGAATAAGTATTGGATACCCGAAGTTCTCCGGCGCCCTGTTGCATTGTCTATGAGTACGCTGGAGTGGCTTGCTGCAAGGTTCTTTGATGCGATTGTGCCCGCGACGCCAAAAATCGCGAAGCGTTTCCCCTCATATAAAACAGTTGTGGTGCAAAACTTCCCCATCAAGTCTGAACTGCTCCTGTCTGCTTCAACACCTTATGCTCGGCGACCGCTGAAGTTCGCTTATCTAGGGCGGATTGCGAAAAATCGCGGTGCGCGGGAGATGGTCCACGCGTTGGGGTCTCTTCGACACTTGCCGAATGTAAGGCTGGAGATGGCGGGCAGATTTGATCCTGAGGCTTTGAAGGATGAGCTATGTATATTGCCCTCTTGGTCGGCAGTTAATTATCACGGACTTATGACCCGTCCGGAAGTTGCAGGCTTGTTGGGTAATGTGAGGGCAGGACTTGTAGTTCTATCCCCGACGCAGAATTACGTTGATGCTTATCCTGTAAAAATGTTCGAGTACATGGCCGCTGGCTTGCCGGTAATCGCCTCTGATTTTCCATTGTGGCGGCAAATTGTTGGTGGCGCAGGCTGTGGCTTGCTGGTAGATCCAATGAATCCAAAAGCAATTGCAGATGCAATGATCTGGATACTTGAATACCCGGCTGAAGCCGAGGCAATGGGACAGCGCGGCAAAAAAATTGTGGACGAAATTTATAATTGGGACACGGAAGCAGCCAAACTGATTAATTTGTATCGCAAGCTTATTCCTTCGTAG
- a CDS encoding VPLPA-CTERM-specific exosortase XrtD — translation MRTGFIEKAARLSAVFVYILLGAVLYRTSVHTLLRMWQREDFTYGYIIPPIVLYLLWDKRDELKRIPPEPSWGGFFPLGAGIGLYVLGELGGEYTALFLSLWLVVVGLCWLHLGWRKLKVIAFPLAFLLVMFPPPNLIYSNVSLKLKLLSSRIGVHMLQFLGMSAYREGNIIDLGFSKLQVVDACSGLRYLIPLVALGFLLAYHYRLSFRKGAILVLSAIPVTIVTNSLRLASVGVLYPIWGPRVAEGIFHDFSGWLIFMVSLAILLLEVWALNRWFPGRRLEPSIPLEEVKPVVGSMPQSVVAILLLGGTLAIFQGVNFREKVPLTKSLVQFPLAVSEWGGTRSSMEPMVLDVLKPSDYALIDYKDRHGKEVNVYVAYNESQRKGESSHSPDSCLPGSGWVFRDSGTIALPVKNGDGSPMRVSRAFVEKSGVRQLTYYWFPQRGRVLTNMYQLKIYAFWDALTRRRTDGALIRLITPVYESEQLGDAEARLQEFTRQIVPVLDTFLPGAG, via the coding sequence TTGAGAACTGGGTTTATTGAAAAAGCTGCAAGGTTGAGTGCGGTTTTTGTATATATACTGCTCGGGGCGGTGCTATACCGTACGTCGGTTCACACCCTGCTCAGAATGTGGCAGCGGGAAGACTTCACCTACGGCTACATTATTCCCCCGATAGTCCTCTACCTCCTCTGGGATAAACGGGATGAGCTGAAGAGAATTCCGCCGGAACCCTCCTGGGGAGGGTTCTTTCCGCTCGGGGCGGGAATCGGTCTTTACGTGCTGGGCGAACTGGGGGGGGAATACACCGCGCTGTTCCTGTCGCTCTGGCTGGTTGTGGTCGGTCTTTGTTGGCTGCATCTCGGTTGGCGAAAATTGAAGGTCATCGCCTTTCCCCTGGCCTTCCTGCTCGTGATGTTCCCTCCGCCGAATCTCATCTACAGCAATGTCTCCCTGAAGTTGAAGCTCCTCTCCTCCCGGATCGGTGTGCATATGCTGCAGTTCCTCGGGATGAGCGCCTACCGGGAAGGGAACATCATCGACCTGGGCTTTTCCAAGTTGCAGGTGGTGGACGCATGCAGCGGCCTGCGCTACCTCATTCCCCTGGTGGCGCTCGGGTTCCTGCTCGCGTACCATTACCGGCTTTCGTTCCGGAAAGGTGCGATCCTTGTCCTTTCGGCGATACCGGTGACGATCGTAACCAACAGCCTGCGCCTTGCGTCCGTCGGGGTTCTCTACCCGATCTGGGGCCCCCGCGTGGCGGAAGGGATCTTTCACGACTTTTCCGGATGGCTGATCTTCATGGTCAGTCTCGCCATTCTCCTTCTGGAAGTGTGGGCGTTGAATCGATGGTTTCCGGGGAGGCGCCTTGAACCCTCCATTCCCCTGGAGGAAGTAAAACCCGTGGTGGGAAGCATGCCCCAATCCGTCGTCGCGATCCTTCTCCTTGGGGGGACGTTGGCGATCTTCCAGGGGGTGAATTTTCGGGAGAAGGTGCCCTTGACCAAATCCCTCGTTCAGTTTCCCTTGGCGGTCAGCGAGTGGGGCGGCACCCGCTCTTCGATGGAACCGATGGTCCTGGACGTCCTCAAGCCAAGCGACTATGCACTCATCGACTACAAAGACCGGCATGGAAAAGAGGTCAACGTCTACGTCGCCTATAACGAAAGCCAGCGGAAAGGGGAGTCGAGCCACTCGCCCGACTCCTGTCTTCCGGGAAGCGGCTGGGTGTTCCGGGATTCCGGAACGATCGCCTTGCCGGTAAAGAACGGCGACGGGAGCCCGATGCGGGTGAGCCGGGCCTTCGTGGAGAAAAGCGGCGTCCGCCAGCTTACCTACTACTGGTTCCCGCAGCGCGGGCGGGTCCTCACGAACATGTACCAGTTGAAGATCTACGCCTTCTGGGACGCCCTCACGCGGCGGCGGACCGACGGCGCCCTGATCCGGCTGATCACCCCGGTGTACGAATCGGAGCAGCTTGGGGACGCCGAGGCGAGGCTTCAGGAATTCACCCGGCAGATCGTGCCTGTCCTGGATACGTTTCTTCCGGGGGCGGGATAG
- a CDS encoding glycosyl transferase: protein MIFLYTLLVSLLTTIALIPALSAVAKRFHVVDLPGERKVHERPIPRIGGIAMAAGALLPVLLWARGEHFIWAWLAGAAIVVGFGIVDDCRDISPKWKFLGQFLAALVVVVLGKIKIHTLGMLLPGEDDLPGWVALSLTVLAIMGVTNAINLADGLDGLAGGICLLIFCCIGYLAYLEGDLLIGLVCLAMAGAIFGFLRYNTHPATVFMGDTGSQLLGFTAVTLSLALTQGDTAVSPVLPLLLLGIPVLDTLSVMTIRVMKGRSPFSADKNHIHHNLMALGLHHGESVMAIYACQTFLVVAAFLFRFHSDWLLLGGYLVFSVASLSLLMVAGRNGWHSIPATHIPRFSGFRYLKRLKEEGEFIKPVFRALRIGLPLLLALTCLLPGKLPAYAPYCALGFSGLIAAAWRFKRDRLGEALRLTLYLLIPFVVYESSQSTGGWIKGVPLRVYNAAFFLLAVLDILVSKFSKRREGFKSTPLDFLIFFLALVVPNLPEQHLQATHLGQVAAKIVIFYFSCEVLMAELRKNLDGLVAGTLTALLVLSIKGFV, encoded by the coding sequence TTGATCTTCCTCTACACACTGCTCGTGTCCCTTCTGACGACCATCGCCCTGATTCCGGCGTTGAGCGCCGTGGCGAAACGGTTCCATGTGGTGGACCTCCCGGGCGAACGGAAGGTCCACGAGCGGCCCATCCCCCGGATCGGCGGGATCGCGATGGCGGCGGGGGCGCTCCTCCCCGTGCTTCTCTGGGCGCGCGGCGAACATTTCATCTGGGCCTGGCTGGCCGGCGCGGCGATCGTGGTTGGTTTCGGCATCGTCGACGATTGCAGGGATATCAGCCCGAAATGGAAGTTCCTCGGGCAGTTCCTTGCGGCCCTTGTCGTTGTCGTCCTCGGGAAGATCAAGATCCACACGCTGGGGATGCTCCTTCCGGGGGAGGACGACCTGCCCGGCTGGGTCGCCCTCTCGTTGACCGTCCTGGCGATCATGGGAGTGACCAACGCCATCAACCTCGCGGACGGCCTGGACGGCCTGGCCGGCGGCATCTGCCTGCTCATCTTCTGCTGCATCGGGTACCTCGCCTACCTGGAAGGAGACCTTCTCATAGGGCTTGTCTGCCTGGCGATGGCCGGCGCGATCTTCGGCTTCCTGCGCTACAACACCCACCCCGCCACGGTGTTCATGGGGGACACGGGGAGCCAGCTGCTCGGATTTACGGCGGTGACCCTTTCGCTCGCTCTCACGCAGGGGGACACGGCGGTAAGCCCCGTCCTCCCCCTCCTCCTCCTGGGGATCCCGGTCCTGGACACGTTGTCGGTGATGACCATCCGCGTGATGAAGGGCAGGTCCCCCTTCTCCGCGGACAAGAACCACATCCATCACAACCTCATGGCCCTCGGGCTGCATCACGGGGAGTCCGTGATGGCGATTTACGCCTGCCAGACATTTCTGGTGGTCGCCGCCTTCCTGTTCCGCTTCCACTCGGACTGGCTGCTGCTGGGAGGGTACCTCGTGTTCTCGGTCGCCTCCCTCTCCCTGTTGATGGTGGCCGGCCGGAACGGGTGGCACTCGATACCCGCCACGCACATCCCCCGTTTTTCCGGGTTCCGGTATCTGAAACGATTGAAGGAGGAAGGGGAGTTCATCAAGCCCGTCTTCCGGGCGCTTCGGATCGGGCTCCCCCTGCTCCTGGCTCTGACCTGCCTGCTACCGGGGAAATTGCCCGCCTACGCCCCGTACTGCGCCCTGGGGTTTTCCGGGCTGATCGCGGCGGCCTGGCGCTTCAAGCGCGACCGGCTGGGAGAGGCTCTGCGGCTGACCCTTTACCTTCTCATCCCGTTCGTCGTGTACGAGAGCTCGCAGTCGACCGGCGGCTGGATCAAGGGGGTGCCGCTTCGGGTCTACAACGCGGCGTTCTTCCTGCTGGCGGTGCTCGACATTCTGGTATCGAAATTCTCGAAGCGCAGGGAAGGGTTCAAATCCACCCCGCTCGATTTCCTGATCTTCTTCCTGGCCCTGGTGGTCCCCAACCTGCCCGAGCAGCACCTGCAGGCGACCCACCTCGGGCAGGTGGCGGCGAAGATCGTGATTTTCTATTTCAGTTGCGAAGTGCTGATGGCCGAGTTGCGGAAGAACCTGGACGGGCTTGTCGCCGGCACGCTGACGGCGCTCCTGGTCCTGTCCATAAAGGGGTTCGTCTGA
- a CDS encoding ATPase produces MRNQVAPSFLPRVAAAAMERALRASPVVVLLGARQTGKTTLVRSLPQLADRPYLTLDDFDLRAQADADPESVVRRAPTLVLDEVQRSRDLLIAVKRLVDDDAARTPGRFVLTGSANLLMLERVSETLAGRAVYVTLWPFTRRERLGFGRTGMWSELFAVPFGHWRDLLAADTGPEEDWRAAARLGGMPVPAHDLPDDEARSLWFSGYVQTYLERDLQTLRAVENLPDFRRLMRAACLRIGGLLNQTETGRDVGIAQPQVHRFLNLMEASYQVIRLPAFSVNRTRRLIKAPKLYWSDTALALFLAGEAEPRGAHLENLVLMDLLAWRDVQPRRPEVQYWRTATGTEVDFVIETPQRVLPIEVKAVARVGPSDAKGLESFLDEYPDLADGALLLHGGTGTFPLTRRVLAAPWWQVC; encoded by the coding sequence ATGAGGAACCAGGTGGCTCCATCCTTTTTACCCCGCGTTGCCGCGGCTGCTATGGAGCGCGCCCTGCGCGCGTCGCCTGTCGTCGTGCTGCTCGGCGCAAGACAGACGGGTAAGACCACTCTCGTCCGCTCCCTGCCGCAGCTCGCCGACCGGCCCTACCTCACGCTCGACGATTTCGACCTGCGCGCCCAGGCGGATGCCGACCCGGAAAGCGTGGTCCGGCGGGCGCCCACCCTGGTGCTCGACGAGGTCCAGCGCAGCCGCGATCTTTTGATCGCCGTCAAACGCCTCGTGGATGATGACGCGGCGCGCACCCCGGGCCGCTTCGTCCTCACCGGCTCGGCCAACCTGCTCATGCTGGAGCGCGTGTCGGAGACCCTGGCCGGACGGGCGGTGTACGTCACACTTTGGCCCTTCACCCGGCGCGAACGCCTTGGATTTGGGCGCACGGGCATGTGGAGCGAACTGTTTGCCGTGCCATTTGGACACTGGCGCGATCTACTTGCCGCGGACACCGGCCCGGAGGAAGATTGGCGGGCCGCCGCGCGTTTAGGCGGGATGCCCGTGCCGGCGCACGATCTGCCGGATGACGAAGCGCGTTCTCTCTGGTTCTCCGGCTACGTCCAGACCTATCTCGAACGCGACCTGCAGACGTTGCGTGCGGTGGAGAACCTCCCGGACTTCCGCCGCCTCATGCGGGCAGCCTGTTTGCGCATCGGCGGCCTGCTGAACCAGACCGAGACAGGGCGGGACGTGGGGATTGCGCAACCCCAGGTGCATCGGTTCCTGAATCTGATGGAAGCCAGCTACCAGGTCATCCGTCTTCCCGCGTTCTCCGTCAACCGCACCCGTCGGCTGATCAAAGCTCCGAAGCTTTACTGGAGCGACACCGCGCTGGCCCTGTTTCTCGCCGGGGAGGCCGAACCGCGCGGGGCCCATCTCGAGAATCTCGTGCTCATGGACCTGCTGGCTTGGCGCGACGTGCAGCCGCGACGCCCGGAGGTGCAGTACTGGCGCACCGCCACCGGCACCGAGGTGGACTTCGTGATCGAGACGCCGCAACGGGTCCTGCCCATCGAGGTCAAGGCGGTCGCGCGGGTCGGGCCGTCCGACGCCAAGGGGCTTGAGTCCTTTCTGGACGAGTATCCCGACCTTGCCGACGGCGCCCTCCTGCTCCACGGCGGAACCGGGACCTTTCCACTGACCCGTCGTGTGCTCGCCGCGCCGTGGTGGCAGGTGTGCTGA
- a CDS encoding chain-length determining protein, whose product MEQDVKTVGDLLGILKRRKGSLAVPAGAVFLLAIVLAAALPRSYKAATTILIEEQEIPREYVTANITSFADQRLQSINQRIMSATNLLEVINRFRLYPEMREKDPVEEIIEKMRKDIKFNTISADVIDPRTGRPAQATIAFSITYEGRDPETVLKVANELASLYLGENLKTREKQSSETSKFMDAEMKEVQARLATVDNGIAAYKEKHLTSLPELSQVNLQALDQVEREITRLNDQLRSLRERKGYLQEQLASIPPDSTSQEKESLKELRTRLVELKTRFSDEYPDVIKTKAAIQELERRQKEFGRDPSGSKPDNPAYITLASQLAGVQSEIESVKRQVRASQGKRNDYTRRIETAPRVEEGYRALVVERNNLQAKYDELTRKAMDARVAHGLEKEQLAERFSIIDAARLPEKPSSPNIPAILLIGLVLGMGSGVGAAALKESTDDAVRTPEALARATSFPVLAGIPEIVTGEDIARRKKRRELLLAGAAVAFVLFVMLFHFVVMDLDVLWAKVMRRLPL is encoded by the coding sequence ATGGAACAGGACGTCAAGACGGTCGGCGATCTCCTGGGAATCCTCAAGCGCCGGAAGGGGTCGCTCGCCGTTCCCGCGGGCGCCGTCTTCCTGCTGGCGATCGTCCTTGCCGCCGCCCTTCCCAGGAGCTACAAGGCCGCCACGACGATCCTGATCGAGGAGCAGGAGATCCCGCGGGAATACGTGACGGCCAACATCACGAGTTTCGCCGACCAGCGGCTCCAGTCGATCAACCAGCGGATCATGAGCGCCACGAACCTTCTGGAGGTGATCAACCGGTTCCGCCTTTACCCGGAGATGCGGGAGAAGGACCCGGTCGAAGAGATCATCGAGAAGATGCGGAAGGACATCAAGTTCAACACGATCAGCGCCGACGTGATCGACCCGCGGACCGGGCGTCCGGCCCAGGCCACCATCGCCTTCAGCATCACTTACGAGGGGCGGGATCCGGAGACGGTTTTGAAGGTCGCCAACGAGCTGGCCTCCCTCTACCTGGGGGAGAACCTGAAAACCCGGGAGAAGCAGTCGTCGGAGACCTCCAAGTTCATGGATGCGGAGATGAAGGAGGTGCAGGCCCGGCTGGCGACGGTCGACAACGGGATCGCGGCCTACAAGGAGAAGCACTTGACCTCCCTGCCCGAGCTCTCCCAGGTCAATCTGCAGGCGCTCGACCAGGTGGAGCGGGAGATCACCCGCCTGAACGACCAGCTCCGCTCCCTGCGAGAGCGGAAAGGGTACCTACAGGAGCAGTTGGCCAGCATCCCCCCGGATTCCACGAGCCAGGAGAAGGAGAGCCTTAAAGAGCTGCGGACCCGGCTGGTGGAGCTGAAAACCCGCTTTTCCGACGAGTACCCCGACGTGATCAAGACGAAGGCCGCCATCCAGGAGCTGGAGAGGCGGCAGAAGGAGTTCGGGCGCGACCCGAGCGGCTCCAAGCCGGACAACCCGGCCTACATCACCCTGGCGTCGCAGCTGGCGGGGGTGCAGTCGGAGATCGAATCGGTCAAGCGGCAGGTCAGGGCCTCCCAGGGGAAGCGGAACGACTATACCCGCCGGATCGAGACGGCGCCGCGGGTGGAGGAGGGGTACCGGGCGCTGGTCGTCGAACGGAACAACCTGCAGGCGAAATACGACGAGCTGACGAGGAAGGCGATGGACGCCCGGGTGGCGCACGGGCTGGAGAAGGAGCAGCTCGCGGAGCGGTTCTCCATCATCGACGCGGCGCGGCTGCCGGAAAAGCCCTCCAGCCCGAACATCCCGGCCATCCTGCTGATCGGGCTGGTGCTGGGGATGGGCTCCGGGGTCGGGGCGGCGGCGTTGAAGGAGAGCACCGACGATGCCGTGCGCACTCCCGAGGCGCTGGCCCGGGCCACCTCGTTCCCCGTGCTGGCCGGGATCCCGGAGATCGTGACCGGGGAGGACATCGCAAGGCGAAAAAAACGGCGGGAGCTCCTGCTGGCGGGCGCCGCCGTCGCCTTCGTGCTGTTCGTGATGCTTTTCCACTTCGTCGTGATGGATCTGGACGTGTTGTGGGCCAAGGTGATGCGCAGGTTGCCCCTGTGA
- a CDS encoding plasmid maintenance protein (stability determinant protein), with protein sequence MKYLLDTDGCIELIRRKPPRLIKRLTKCQPGEVGLSSITTAELWFGVAKSGDPVKNREALAGFLVPFEIAPFDESAAAAYGEIRAALEKAGTPIGSMDLLIGAHAVSLSVTLVTANSREFRRIRGLRLANWLTSSGHR encoded by the coding sequence ATGAAATACCTTCTGGACACCGACGGCTGCATCGAGCTGATCCGTCGAAAGCCCCCGAGGCTGATCAAACGCCTCACAAAGTGCCAACCGGGCGAGGTCGGGCTTTCTTCGATCACGACCGCCGAACTCTGGTTCGGGGTCGCCAAGAGCGGCGATCCCGTAAAAAACCGGGAGGCGCTCGCAGGGTTCCTGGTGCCGTTCGAAATCGCTCCGTTTGACGAGTCCGCAGCGGCGGCCTACGGCGAAATCCGGGCGGCTCTGGAAAAAGCGGGAACACCGATCGGTTCGATGGATCTTCTCATCGGCGCCCACGCGGTCAGCCTCAGCGTAACGCTGGTCACGGCCAACAGTCGGGAATTCCGGCGAATCCGGGGCTTGCGGCTTGCGAACTGGCTTACATCTTCAGGCCACCGATAA
- a CDS encoding virulence factor has translation MKSAKLFRNGQSQAVRLPREMRFEGDHVFVKKAGNIVLLIPPSGSWDGLVDSLSRFTPDFFEDRVQLPTQRRKAFPE, from the coding sequence ATGAAAAGCGCCAAACTGTTTCGAAACGGGCAAAGCCAGGCGGTACGATTGCCGCGCGAAATGCGGTTCGAAGGCGATCACGTCTTCGTGAAGAAAGCGGGCAACATCGTGCTCCTGATCCCGCCGTCGGGGTCGTGGGATGGACTCGTCGACAGTCTTTCGCGCTTCACGCCCGATTTCTTCGAGGACCGGGTGCAACTGCCCACGCAACGGCGGAAAGCTTTCCCGGAATGA
- a CDS encoding prevent-host-death protein — MKTLSLSEAKMKLSGLVQAVSDTDEEIVITKNGAPAAVLISLGEFESLKETIAVRSDAALAEEIRKGLRSLKEKKARLYTLDELFR, encoded by the coding sequence ATGAAAACGCTGTCCCTCTCGGAAGCCAAGATGAAGCTGAGCGGGCTCGTGCAGGCCGTCAGCGATACCGACGAGGAGATCGTCATCACGAAAAACGGAGCCCCGGCCGCCGTGCTGATCAGCCTCGGGGAATTCGAAAGCCTGAAGGAGACCATCGCAGTCCGATCCGACGCCGCGCTGGCGGAGGAAATCCGGAAGGGATTACGGTCGCTGAAGGAGAAAAAGGCGCGACTGTACACGCTCGACGAATTGTTTCGATAG